A genomic segment from Nodularia sphaerocarpa UHCC 0038 encodes:
- the purD gene encoding phosphoribosylamine--glycine ligase: protein MKVLVVGNGGREHALAWKLLQSPQIQQVVCVPGNGGTATLEHCQNLPLAVDDFEGMSRYALENGISLVVVGPEVPLAMGITDYLQSQGLMVFGPVRAGAQIEASKAWAKALMQEAGIPTAEAAVFTEAAAAKSYVKAQGIPIVVKADGLAAGKGVIVAGTLEQAENAIDAIFQGQFGSAGNFVVIEECLIGEEVSVLALTDGLTIRPLLPAQDHKRIGEGDTGENTGGMGAYAPAPIATPELMSRVQTEVLERAIACLRSRGIDYRGVLYAGLMIAPDGDLKVLEFNCRFGDPETQVILPLLDTPLEELILACVQQRLGEMPPITWKQGAAATVVAASGGYPGEYEKGKVITGIKEAEAAEVTVFHAGTKLNQQQQVVTDGGRVLNVTAIGKDFQEAIAQAYTGIKSLKFEGMYYRKDIGHRVLK from the coding sequence CTGTGTGCCAGGAAACGGCGGTACTGCAACCCTGGAACATTGTCAGAATTTGCCTTTGGCTGTCGATGATTTTGAAGGTATGAGCCGATACGCTCTGGAAAATGGCATTTCTTTGGTGGTAGTGGGGCCAGAAGTACCCCTGGCAATGGGTATTACAGATTACCTCCAAAGTCAAGGACTCATGGTATTTGGTCCTGTGAGAGCAGGAGCGCAAATTGAAGCGAGTAAGGCTTGGGCAAAGGCTTTAATGCAGGAAGCGGGGATTCCTACAGCCGAAGCTGCGGTATTTACTGAGGCGGCAGCAGCCAAATCTTATGTGAAAGCACAGGGAATACCCATAGTGGTAAAAGCTGACGGTTTAGCCGCAGGTAAGGGTGTCATAGTTGCTGGAACTTTAGAACAGGCTGAAAATGCTATTGATGCTATTTTTCAGGGACAGTTTGGCAGTGCGGGCAATTTTGTAGTTATTGAAGAATGTTTGATTGGGGAAGAGGTATCAGTTTTAGCCTTGACTGATGGGTTAACTATCCGCCCATTGCTACCAGCGCAAGATCATAAGCGGATTGGGGAGGGCGATACAGGTGAAAATACTGGTGGAATGGGAGCTTACGCCCCCGCACCTATTGCTACACCAGAGTTAATGTCACGCGTTCAAACAGAAGTATTGGAAAGAGCGATCGCCTGTTTAAGATCCAGAGGCATCGATTACCGAGGCGTGTTGTATGCTGGATTAATGATTGCCCCCGATGGCGACTTAAAGGTTTTAGAATTTAACTGTCGCTTCGGTGATCCTGAAACTCAGGTGATTTTGCCACTATTAGACACACCCCTAGAAGAATTGATTTTAGCCTGTGTACAGCAGCGTTTAGGCGAAATGCCCCCCATAACTTGGAAACAAGGGGCTGCTGCCACTGTAGTCGCCGCTTCCGGTGGTTATCCAGGGGAATACGAAAAAGGCAAAGTGATTACTGGGATTAAAGAGGCGGAAGCCGCAGAAGTGACGGTATTTCACGCAGGTACGAAATTAAACCAGCAACAACAAGTAGTTACAGATGGGGGAAGAGTATTAAATGTGACTGCTATCGGCAAAGACTTTCAGGAGGCGATCGCTCAGGCATATACTGGAATCAAATCCCTAAAATTTGAAGGAATGTATTACCGAAAAGACATCGGTCATCGAGTCCTGAAGTAG
- the nblS gene encoding two-component system sensor histidine kinase NblS, with protein sequence MLAPLKTIREAFANGVSKTLANWWTEFTLQTKLLAAATLVVSLFMSGLTFWAVNTIQQDARINDTRFGRDLGLLLAANVAPLIADHNLTEVAQFSQRFYSTTSSVRYMLYADQTGKIFFGIPFSQPEVENSLTIERRIQLPEDYTNDLEKPMVRQHITPDGIVTDVFIPLIVDQKYQGVLAIGINPNQAAVISTNFTRDVTIAVFITIWVMVILAGVVNALTITKPIKELLVGVKQIAAGNFKQRIDLPLGGELGEVILSFNEMAERLERYEEQNIEELTAEKAKLETLVSTIADGAVLIDNSMQVILVNPTARRIFGWEGIQVEGCNVLHHLPPAVQMEITHPLYEMAAGECESAEFRIHLNEPTKRTVRILLTTVLNLQRESIKGIAITVQDITREVELNEAKSQFISNVSHELRTPLFNIKSFIETLHEYGEDLSVEQRQDFLQTVNNETDRLTRLVNDVLDLSKLESGRSYNFGGVDLAQAIDQTLRTYQLNARDKGIELIQELPLDLPLVLGNYDLLLQVLANLVGNSLKFSESGGQVAIRAYQLDTKPNSHNQQAYVRVEISDTGIGIASEDQQAIFDRFFRVENRVHTLEGTGLGLSIVRNIMERHRSQMHLVSEVGVGTTFWFDLTLFAEEPKIPVDSAAETITIPTV encoded by the coding sequence ATGCTGGCTCCTTTAAAAACAATTCGAGAAGCGTTCGCCAACGGCGTATCCAAGACACTCGCCAACTGGTGGACTGAATTTACCCTCCAAACTAAACTTTTAGCCGCCGCCACCTTGGTAGTATCATTGTTCATGAGTGGTCTCACCTTCTGGGCTGTGAATACAATTCAGCAAGATGCCCGAATCAATGATACCCGCTTTGGTCGTGATTTAGGACTACTGCTGGCTGCTAACGTTGCTCCCCTCATAGCCGATCATAATCTCACAGAAGTTGCCCAATTTTCCCAACGCTTTTATAGCACCACCTCCAGTGTGCGTTATATGCTCTACGCTGACCAAACTGGAAAAATATTTTTCGGCATTCCTTTTTCACAACCAGAAGTAGAAAACTCCCTAACCATTGAAAGACGCATACAACTACCAGAAGATTACACCAACGACTTAGAAAAGCCGATGGTGCGGCAACACATTACCCCAGATGGCATAGTCACCGATGTATTTATTCCCCTAATTGTCGATCAAAAATACCAGGGTGTATTGGCCATAGGCATCAACCCCAACCAAGCCGCAGTTATTTCCACTAATTTTACCCGTGATGTTACCATTGCCGTTTTTATCACAATTTGGGTCATGGTAATTTTAGCGGGAGTGGTGAACGCTTTAACCATTACCAAGCCCATTAAAGAACTGCTGGTGGGAGTAAAACAAATTGCTGCGGGTAATTTTAAGCAGCGCATTGACTTACCTCTGGGTGGCGAACTCGGAGAGGTAATTCTCAGTTTTAATGAAATGGCAGAGCGTCTAGAGCGCTATGAGGAGCAAAACATTGAGGAATTAACCGCAGAAAAAGCCAAACTGGAAACACTGGTTTCCACAATCGCCGATGGTGCTGTGTTAATTGATAACAGTATGCAGGTGATTTTAGTTAACCCCACAGCACGAAGGATTTTTGGCTGGGAAGGAATACAAGTTGAGGGTTGCAACGTTTTACACCATTTACCCCCGGCAGTACAGATGGAAATTACCCATCCTTTGTATGAAATGGCCGCAGGTGAATGTGAAAGTGCCGAGTTTCGGATTCATTTGAATGAACCTACCAAGCGCACCGTTCGTATTCTCTTGACTACTGTACTCAACTTACAACGGGAGAGCATTAAAGGTATTGCCATCACCGTCCAAGATATCACTCGTGAGGTAGAACTGAATGAAGCCAAAAGCCAATTTATCAGTAACGTTTCTCACGAATTACGCACGCCGTTATTTAATATCAAATCCTTTATTGAAACTTTGCATGAGTATGGCGAAGATTTGAGTGTAGAACAACGTCAGGATTTTCTGCAAACTGTCAATAATGAAACCGACAGACTCACCCGTTTAGTTAACGATGTATTGGATTTATCCAAACTCGAATCTGGACGCAGCTACAACTTTGGCGGGGTAGATTTAGCCCAAGCCATCGACCAAACCCTCCGTACTTACCAACTTAATGCTAGGGACAAAGGTATTGAACTCATTCAAGAACTTCCCCTGGATTTGCCTTTAGTCTTAGGTAATTATGATTTATTATTACAAGTTTTAGCTAATTTGGTAGGTAATTCTCTCAAATTCTCTGAGTCTGGTGGTCAAGTCGCAATTCGCGCTTACCAATTAGATACCAAGCCTAATTCACACAACCAGCAGGCTTATGTGCGGGTGGAAATATCTGATACAGGTATTGGCATTGCTTCAGAAGACCAACAAGCAATATTTGACCGCTTTTTCCGGGTAGAAAACCGCGTTCACACTCTAGAAGGTACTGGCTTGGGTTTATCCATTGTCAGGAATATCATGGAACGGCATCGCAGTCAAATGCATCTGGTGAGTGAAGTCGGAGTTGGTACTACTTTTTGGTTCGACTTAACTTTATTTGCAGAAGAACCAAAAATCCCCGTTGACTCTGCGGCTGAAACCATCACAATTCCTACTGTGTAA
- a CDS encoding zinc ribbon domain-containing protein, giving the protein MATISCPHCHQLVDNQAITCPYCRTTLKAYGHPGIPLHRATGKEYLCDSCTYHADNTCNFPQYPYAKDCTLYDNLEQSQLRLQAQRQSSSFGATVKNWTQRHQSLVLLLGLLFVCLVVVLSSG; this is encoded by the coding sequence GTGGCTACTATATCTTGTCCCCATTGCCATCAACTCGTTGATAATCAGGCAATTACTTGCCCATATTGTCGGACAACCCTCAAAGCTTACGGTCATCCAGGTATTCCACTGCACCGTGCGACTGGGAAAGAGTATCTGTGCGACAGCTGCACATACCACGCCGATAACACTTGCAACTTTCCTCAATACCCCTACGCTAAAGACTGTACACTGTACGACAATCTGGAACAGAGCCAGTTAAGATTACAGGCGCAACGTCAAAGTAGCAGCTTTGGCGCAACTGTGAAAAACTGGACTCAACGCCATCAGTCTTTGGTGCTGCTACTAGGTTTATTATTCGTCTGTTTGGTTGTAGTTTTATCAAGTGGTTGA
- a CDS encoding alpha/beta fold hydrolase translates to MGNTVNITISPTQIYTWQNYRCAYELYQPANSSSEGLPLLLIHPIGVGLSRQFWQRFRKQWSRKGHKNLIYNPDLLGCGESDMPCVAYTPKDWAEQLDYFLQTVVKKPVVIVVQGALLPVAIELVQKQSNLIAGMILAGPPSWPVITKNSSAFQHKIAWNIFNSPVGNAFYRYARTEKFLRSFSIRQLFASENAVDKEWLDMLVAGAENPESRHAVFSFLAGFWRQDYSGYLACINQPTLVVLGEAASSISKEGKQETPDERMADYLGCLPQGSGIKLPGRNVLPYESTVEFVEAIAPFIAGLKTVT, encoded by the coding sequence ATGGGAAATACAGTGAATATCACAATATCGCCTACTCAGATTTACACTTGGCAAAATTATCGTTGCGCCTACGAACTATATCAACCAGCTAATTCTAGTAGTGAGGGTTTACCTCTACTTTTAATTCATCCGATTGGTGTGGGGTTATCGCGCCAATTTTGGCAAAGATTTCGCAAGCAATGGTCGAGAAAAGGGCATAAAAATCTTATTTACAATCCTGATTTACTCGGATGTGGTGAAAGTGATATGCCTTGTGTGGCTTATACTCCTAAAGATTGGGCAGAACAACTAGATTACTTTTTGCAAACAGTAGTGAAAAAACCTGTTGTAATTGTAGTACAAGGTGCTTTATTACCAGTTGCTATAGAGTTAGTGCAGAAACAATCAAATTTAATTGCGGGAATGATTTTAGCTGGACCGCCTTCTTGGCCAGTGATTACGAAAAACTCATCAGCATTCCAGCACAAAATAGCGTGGAATATTTTTAATTCCCCTGTGGGAAATGCTTTTTATCGCTATGCGCGGACAGAAAAGTTTTTGCGTTCTTTCTCAATTCGGCAACTTTTTGCTTCTGAAAATGCTGTAGATAAAGAATGGTTAGATATGTTAGTTGCGGGGGCAGAAAATCCTGAAAGTCGCCATGCAGTATTTTCGTTTTTGGCGGGATTTTGGCGACAGGATTATAGTGGCTATCTTGCTTGTATCAATCAGCCGACATTGGTAGTTTTAGGAGAAGCCGCATCGAGTATTAGCAAAGAAGGTAAACAAGAAACACCCGATGAACGCATGGCTGATTATCTCGGCTGTTTACCTCAAGGTAGTGGAATTAAATTACCGGGACGCAACGTTTTACCCTACGAATCAACTGTAGAATTTGTAGAGGCGATCGCACCATTTATCGCCGGGTTGAAAACTGTAACCTAA
- a CDS encoding SDR family oxidoreductase, translating into MNIAIIGCGYVGCAVAQLWQQKMTFMITATTTTPERVLTLQSVAQKVVVTQGNDREQLKAVLQNQDIVLLSIAAKGANLYEDTYLNTAKTLVEILQHTPSVKQLIYTGSYSVYGDNNGAVVDEETLATPSHDNGKILKATEDILLGASSEKLRVCILRLGGIYGPNRELIKIFSRVPGTTRPGNGEDAANWIHLDDIVGAIEFARLNHLHGIYNLVDDAGLTSGELLDRLMEKHNLPKVQWDNTVKSNRPYNAKVSNQKIKESGYKLIHPQIIF; encoded by the coding sequence ATGAATATTGCCATCATTGGTTGTGGTTACGTTGGTTGTGCAGTTGCTCAATTGTGGCAGCAAAAGATGACTTTTATGATCACAGCTACCACAACCACCCCTGAGCGTGTCCTGACTTTACAAAGTGTAGCCCAAAAAGTTGTAGTCACCCAAGGAAATGACCGAGAACAACTAAAAGCTGTCTTGCAAAATCAAGATATTGTATTGTTGAGTATCGCCGCAAAAGGGGCAAATTTATATGAAGATACTTATCTGAATACTGCCAAAACTCTAGTTGAAATTTTACAGCATACTCCTAGTGTTAAGCAACTAATATATACTGGAAGTTATTCAGTTTATGGCGACAATAACGGCGCTGTGGTAGATGAAGAAACCCTAGCGACACCAAGCCATGATAATGGCAAAATTCTCAAAGCAACTGAAGATATATTGCTAGGAGCATCTAGTGAAAAGCTCCGTGTTTGTATCTTAAGGTTAGGGGGTATTTATGGACCAAACAGGGAACTGATCAAAATATTTAGTAGAGTTCCTGGTACAACTCGTCCCGGTAATGGTGAAGATGCTGCTAATTGGATTCATCTGGATGATATTGTTGGGGCGATAGAATTTGCGCGTCTAAATCATTTGCATGGTATTTATAATCTGGTAGATGATGCTGGTTTAACCAGTGGAGAGTTACTTGATAGGTTGATGGAAAAACACAATTTACCCAAAGTACAATGGGATAATACTGTTAAAAGTAACCGTCCATATAATGCTAAAGTATCCAATCAAAAAATTAAAGAATCTGGCTATAAATTAATTCATCCACAGATTATTTTTTAA
- a CDS encoding pentapeptide repeat-containing protein — protein sequence MSEMEQYYRVLEIEPGATLEEVNQAYKDLVFIWHPDRIPQENHRLQKKAQDKLKAINEARDKLRSLHGKHKNIYHSSTSQVKKPPQSTYKPPKTNPDLSGKDFRGSNLSNKDLSGRNLSYADLSGADLSDTFMHKVILRGANLSEANLFRANLLLADMREANLRSTNLIGADLSGADLRGADLTGARIRSGDRLLVKLIGANLAGAIMPDGAIHS from the coding sequence ATGAGCGAGATGGAGCAGTATTATAGAGTATTAGAAATAGAACCTGGCGCAACACTTGAGGAAGTCAATCAGGCTTATAAAGACTTGGTTTTTATTTGGCATCCTGATCGCATTCCTCAAGAAAATCACCGCTTACAGAAGAAAGCTCAAGACAAGCTCAAAGCCATTAATGAAGCTCGTGATAAATTGCGTTCTTTACATGGTAAGCACAAAAATATTTATCATTCTTCAACGTCTCAAGTAAAAAAACCACCTCAAAGTACCTATAAACCACCTAAGACTAATCCTGATTTAAGTGGTAAAGACTTCCGTGGCTCTAACTTAAGCAACAAAGATTTATCTGGCAGAAACTTGAGTTACGCTGATTTGAGTGGGGCTGATTTGAGTGATACTTTTATGCACAAAGTTATTCTGCGAGGAGCAAATTTATCTGAAGCAAATTTGTTTCGAGCTAACTTACTTTTAGCCGATATGAGAGAAGCCAACTTGCGCTCTACTAACTTGATTGGTGCGGATTTGAGTGGAGCCGACTTGCGCGGAGCCGACTTAACAGGAGCGCGGATTCGTTCAGGCGATCGCCTACTGGTAAAATTGATTGGTGCTAACTTAGCAGGTGCAATTATGCCTGATGGTGCCATCCATAGTTAA
- a CDS encoding DUF4336 domain-containing protein: MADDKSVVRPEQIDQQDFSWPFWLTLPLYPYGKRRTIRKEVVQDTIWTFDQIQGIFYVVVPIRMTVVKLDQGGLLVYAPVAPTPECIRLVQELVAEQGDVKYIILPTVSGLEHKVFVGPFARYFPSAQVFVAPHQWSFPLNLPLSWLGLPAKQTQVLPEDSSQSPFADQFDYAILGPIELGPGRFVEVAFFHKRSHTLLVTDSVVSVSAEPPAIVQLDPYPLLFHAKDRASDLIADTPANRRKGWQRVSLFALYFRPSVLEVVAWGKVFREAINAPNRSQKAYFGLYPFKWHSDWQRSFDILRGEGRLFVAPILQTLILNRAPRETIEWAQKVASWNFEWIIPCHFDAPIKAQPAQFRQAFSFLEKHPATHGGLLSSNSYPLPEEDFKLLRDIDQGLKKTGIVPPAKEKV, translated from the coding sequence GTGGCTGATGATAAAAGTGTAGTAAGACCAGAACAGATTGATCAGCAGGACTTTTCTTGGCCTTTCTGGTTGACATTGCCACTCTACCCTTATGGCAAGCGGCGGACAATCCGTAAAGAAGTCGTTCAAGACACAATCTGGACTTTTGACCAAATTCAGGGGATTTTCTACGTTGTTGTCCCGATTCGCATGACTGTAGTTAAGCTCGATCAAGGGGGTCTTCTAGTATACGCTCCTGTTGCGCCTACCCCAGAATGTATCAGACTTGTGCAAGAGTTGGTGGCAGAACAGGGCGATGTTAAGTATATTATTTTGCCAACTGTTTCCGGGCTAGAACATAAAGTTTTCGTGGGACCATTTGCTAGATACTTTCCTAGCGCACAGGTTTTTGTCGCCCCTCATCAATGGAGTTTTCCGTTAAATCTTCCCCTCAGCTGGCTGGGTTTACCTGCTAAACAAACTCAGGTATTACCGGAAGATAGTAGTCAAAGCCCATTTGCTGACCAGTTTGACTATGCAATTCTCGGCCCTATCGAGCTGGGGCCGGGGAGGTTTGTGGAAGTGGCTTTTTTCCACAAGCGATCGCATACTCTATTAGTAACAGATTCAGTGGTATCTGTATCCGCAGAGCCGCCAGCTATAGTACAATTAGATCCATATCCCTTGCTATTCCATGCCAAAGACAGGGCATCTGATTTGATTGCAGATACTCCAGCAAATCGCCGTAAAGGATGGCAACGGGTTTCGTTATTTGCTTTGTATTTTCGTCCCAGTGTCTTAGAAGTGGTCGCATGGGGTAAAGTGTTCCGTGAGGCAATTAACGCCCCCAATCGCTCACAAAAAGCCTATTTTGGCTTATATCCTTTTAAATGGCATTCAGATTGGCAGCGTTCATTCGATATCCTCAGAGGTGAAGGTCGTTTGTTTGTCGCACCAATTTTGCAAACGCTGATTCTCAACCGCGCACCCAGAGAAACTATTGAGTGGGCGCAGAAGGTAGCGAGTTGGAATTTTGAATGGATTATTCCTTGTCATTTCGATGCACCGATCAAAGCACAACCGGCTCAGTTCCGTCAAGCATTCTCTTTTCTAGAAAAGCATCCGGCTACTCATGGGGGTTTGTTAAGTAGTAATAGTTATCCCTTACCAGAGGAGGATTTCAAACTACTTAGAGATATTGATCAAGGTTTAAAAAAAACTGGGATTGTGCCACCAGCAAAGGAGAAAGTTTAA
- a CDS encoding ABC1 kinase family protein: MGQNQPGQLRRYNSEAIARHYRYRPWLAWGRMLKVIWSFAVFIFSLKWDEWQDKVEQNKGKRATQLRELLTRLGPTFIKVGQALSTRPDLVRKDFLEELIKLQDQLPQFDNAIAYQIIETELDRPISEVYSELSPSPVAAASLGQVYRGRLLTGEEVAVKVQRPNLRPVITLDLYLMRWIAGWLAPWLPLNLGHDLTLIVDEFGIKLFEEIDYINEGRNAEKFASNFRNDPRVKIPDIYWSYTNTHVLTLEWINGFKLTDTDRIKAAGLDPEVIIQIGVTSGLQQLLEHGFFHADPHPGNLFAMPDGRMAYIDFGMMDQLEENTKETLVDALVHLVNKDYADLAADFVALGFLTPDTNICPIIPALESVLGNAIGKNVTEFNFKTITDEFSELMYEYPFRVPAKFALIIRSLVTQEGIALSLNRDFKIVEVGYPYIARRLLTGESPELRRRLLNVLFKDGKFQWQRLEDLIEIARTDSNFDVLPTAQMGLQYLMSEEGKFLRREFVLALTEDDRLHTEEVQRLWDLVKDDIKPNRLLDVAIGMLTDLSRESVAAVIPHSAFFAAFSDVSPNSKK; the protein is encoded by the coding sequence GTGGGTCAGAATCAGCCTGGTCAGCTAAGACGCTACAATTCAGAGGCGATCGCTCGTCACTATCGTTACCGTCCCTGGCTTGCTTGGGGGCGAATGTTAAAAGTTATCTGGTCTTTTGCTGTATTTATTTTCAGTCTCAAATGGGACGAATGGCAAGATAAAGTTGAGCAAAACAAAGGTAAACGCGCCACACAGTTACGAGAACTACTCACTAGACTTGGCCCTACGTTTATTAAAGTAGGTCAAGCCCTATCCACTCGGCCAGATTTGGTACGTAAGGATTTCTTAGAGGAACTGATTAAACTGCAAGATCAGTTACCACAATTTGATAATGCGATCGCTTATCAAATTATCGAAACCGAATTAGACAGACCCATTTCTGAAGTTTATAGCGAATTGTCACCTAGCCCAGTGGCTGCTGCTAGTTTAGGGCAAGTTTATCGCGGTCGTCTACTAACTGGCGAAGAAGTCGCGGTAAAAGTGCAGCGCCCCAACTTACGCCCAGTCATCACACTCGACCTTTATCTGATGCGTTGGATAGCCGGCTGGTTAGCGCCTTGGCTACCCTTGAATCTCGGTCACGATCTGACATTAATTGTGGACGAATTTGGCATCAAGTTATTTGAAGAAATTGATTACATTAATGAAGGTCGTAACGCCGAAAAATTTGCCAGCAATTTCCGTAACGATCCGCGAGTTAAAATTCCGGATATTTACTGGAGTTATACCAACACCCATGTTTTAACCCTGGAATGGATTAATGGCTTCAAACTCACCGATACAGACAGAATCAAAGCCGCAGGATTAGATCCAGAAGTCATTATTCAAATTGGTGTAACTTCAGGACTGCAACAGCTATTGGAACACGGCTTTTTCCATGCTGACCCCCATCCAGGAAATTTGTTTGCTATGCCTGACGGACGCATGGCGTACATTGATTTTGGCATGATGGATCAGCTAGAGGAAAACACCAAAGAAACTCTAGTAGATGCCCTAGTGCATCTGGTAAACAAAGACTACGCCGATTTAGCAGCAGATTTTGTTGCATTGGGTTTTCTCACACCAGACACAAATATTTGCCCCATTATCCCCGCATTAGAATCAGTATTGGGAAATGCCATAGGCAAAAATGTCACGGAATTTAACTTCAAAACCATAACTGATGAATTTTCGGAACTGATGTATGAATATCCGTTTCGAGTTCCCGCCAAGTTCGCCCTGATTATTCGTTCCTTGGTAACTCAAGAAGGTATTGCCCTCAGTCTTAACCGAGACTTCAAAATTGTAGAAGTGGGTTATCCATATATAGCACGACGCTTACTAACTGGGGAATCTCCAGAATTAAGGCGGCGACTATTGAACGTCTTATTTAAAGATGGTAAATTCCAGTGGCAACGCTTAGAGGATTTGATCGAAATTGCGCGTACTGATAGCAACTTTGATGTATTGCCGACAGCGCAAATGGGATTACAATATTTGATGTCTGAGGAAGGTAAATTTCTCCGCCGAGAGTTCGTATTAGCACTCACCGAAGATGACCGTCTGCATACAGAAGAAGTTCAACGCCTGTGGGATTTGGTTAAAGATGACATTAAACCGAATCGTTTGTTAGACGTAGCCATTGGTATGTTGACAGATTTATCCAGAGAAAGCGTAGCTGCGGTTATTCCCCATTCTGCTTTCTTCGCTGCTTTTAGTGATGTTTCACCAAACAGTAAAAAATAA